The DNA window AAATCGAAGGGGTTAGCATGAACGTCTGGATCCGGAAGGCGATCGAGGAGAAAACCGCGGACGGTGTGGATTTCAAGGCCCTCGCCGGGAAGATCGACGCCATCCATGCGGCGATTTCAAAACCGCACCGGAAAGCCTCATAGTCCGGGAAAGGGACCTGAAGGTACACGTCTACAAGGCAACCAAAGACCTTCTGCTCGTTGCCCGCGCGATGGGGCATAAAGATCTCTCCACTACGGAGCGTTATGTGCGGCTCGACGAATCCGTCCTTCGCGAAGCCGTCGAAAAAATGTTCCGATGAGGGGTGGAAGGCAGCAGGAGCGGCATGGGGTTCGCAGAGACGGCATTCCAAACGGATGGTGCCAATGAGACCTTGAAAAAATCAATTCAAATCGTTATGATTAACTATGATTAATCAGGAGGCCCCCCCGATGAGCACAAAGGTGTTTACGGCACATGTGCCTTTGCCGCTGGCGGAAAAGGTTGATCGGATCGCAGCTCGTCTCGAACGGTCTCGCGGGTGGATCGTGAAGCAGGCGTTGACCGCATGGATCGACCAGGAAGATGAGCGCATGAGTCTGACGATGGAAGCGTTGGCTGATGTCGATGCCGGAAGAGTGATCGACCACCAGTCTGTGCAGGCGTGGGTCGCCAGCCTCGATACCGACAATCCGCTCCCGATTCCTCGATAATGGAGTTGAAGTGGACCGGCAAGGCGCTGTCCGATCTTTCACGCCTTTATGAATTTCTGGCGCCTGCGAACAGGACGGCGGCTATCCGAACTGTGCAATCGCTGGCCGCCGCACCGGCCCGGCTTCTGGAACAACCTCGTATCGGGGAAAAACTGGAAGAGTTCCATCCGCGCGAAGTCCGTCGCATCCAGGTCGGGCG is part of the Deltaproteobacteria bacterium CG2_30_66_27 genome and encodes:
- a CDS encoding CopG family transcriptional regulator, which encodes MSTKVFTAHVPLPLAEKVDRIAARLERSRGWIVKQALTAWIDQEDERMSLTMEALADVDAGRVIDHQSVQAWVASLDTDNPLPIPR
- a CDS encoding plasmid stabilization protein yields the protein MELKWTGKALSDLSRLYEFLAPANRTAAIRTVQSLAAAPARLLEQPRIGEKLEEFHPREVRRIQVGRYELRYEILGATLYVLRLWHTREDR